A DNA window from Lutra lutra chromosome 8, mLutLut1.2, whole genome shotgun sequence contains the following coding sequences:
- the CDRT15L2 gene encoding CMT1A duplicated region transcript 15 protein-like protein, whose protein sequence is MFLCCVPMSRGCKLKKACPANTFPQWGCCRRAPRWLWPFGQKKRKNTGDDEIGRRLADTHSISLTKRVTVPGFAGAGTGDSVGRPLTLPRCLHHLVVQEPEPMEAEPEAAPSEEPELAPPASTAPEAGMVPAGTSAGDQEPAADRAPAHSEADSVQEELASAPAPGPPDPVPTPAPTPTPVGLPEPHPKPTALLLEQLPVVPSPDLDDLQECFVPDMYIFPFCYIMIVILSFRVLYTIYHLF, encoded by the exons ATGTTCTTATGTTGCGTCCCTATGTCCAGAGGCTGCAAGCTGAAGAAAGCATGCCCTGCAAACACTTTCCCTCAATGGGGATGTTGTCGTAGGGCTCCCCGATGGCTCTGGCCATTTggccaaaagaagagaaag AACACTGGTGATGATGAAATAGGAAGGAGGCTGGCGGACACCCACTCCATCTCCCTGACAAAGAGAGTGACTGTACCGGGCTTTGCGGGAGCAGGGACTGGGGACTCCGTGGGAAGGCCTCTGACACTGCCCAGGTGTCTACACCACCTCGTAGTCCAGGAGCCGGAGCCCATGGAGGCCGAGCCTGAGG CTGCTCCATCGGAGGAGCCAGAGCTGGCCCCACCTGCATCCACAGCTCCTGAGGCGGGGATGGTGCCTGCAGGGACttcagctggagaccaggagcCAGCAGCTGACCGGGCACCTGCCCACAGCGAGGCTGACTCTGTCCAGGAAGAGCTGGcgtctgcccctgcccctgggcctCCTGACCCtgtcccaacccctgcccctactCCTACTCCGGTGGGGCTCCCAGAGCCCCATCCAAAGCCCACAGCCCTGCTCCTAGAACAGTTACCCGTTGTTCCATCCCCCGATCTTGACGACCTGCAGGAATGTTTTGTCCCTGACAtgtacatttttcctttctgctacATAATGattgttattttatctttccgTGTTCTATATActatttatcatttgttttaa